Proteins found in one Polyodon spathula isolate WHYD16114869_AA chromosome 10, ASM1765450v1, whole genome shotgun sequence genomic segment:
- the LOC121321696 gene encoding uncharacterized protein LOC121321696: MIEDAMHVFLAPVVLCFSEVHVNKMIEDAMHVFLAPVVLCFSGVHVNKLIEDAMHVFLAPVVLCFSEVHVNKLIEDAMHVFLAPVVLCFSEVHVNKMIEDAMHVFLAPVVLCFSGAYVNKMIEDAMHVFLAPVVLCFSGVYVNKMIEDAMHVFLAPVVLCFSGVYVNKMIEDAMHVFLAPVVLCFSGAYVNKMIEDAMHVFLAPVVLCFSGAYVNKMIEDAMHVFLAPVVLCFSGAHVNKMIEDAMHVFLAPVVLCFNGAYVNKMIEDAMHVFLAPVVLCFSGVHVNKLIEDAMHVFLAPVVLCFSGVHVNKMIEDAMHVFLAPVVLCFSEVHVNKMIEDAMHVFLAPVVLCFSGVYVNKMIEDAMHVFLAPVVLCFSGVYVNKMIEDAMHVFLAPVVLCFSEVHVNKMIEDAMHVFLAPVVLCFSEVHVNKMIEDAMHVFLAPVVLCFNGVYVLPRSRTV; the protein is encoded by the exons atgattgaaGATGCAATGCATGTGTTCCTAGCACCGGTGGTTCTGTGTTTCAGTGAGgtgcatgttaataaaatgattgaaGATGCAATGCATGTGTTCCTAGCACCGGTGGTTCTGTGTTTCAGTGGGGTGCATGTTAATAAATTGATTGAAGATGCAATGCATGTGTTCCTAGCACCGGTGGTTCTGTGTTTCAGTGAGGTGCATGTTAATAAATTGATTGAAGATGCAATGCATGTGTTCCTAGCACCGGTGGTTCTGTGTTTCAGTGAGgtgcatgttaataaaatgattgaaGATGCAATGCACGTGTTCCTAGCACCGGTGGTTCTGTGTTTCAGTGGGGCgtatgttaataaaatgattgaaGATGCAATGCATGTGTTCCTAGCACCGGTGGTTCTGTGTTTCAGTGgggtgtatgttaataaaatgattgaaGATGCAATGCATGTGTTCCTAGCACCGGTGGTTCTGTGTTTCAGCGgggtgtatgttaataaaatgattgaaGATGCAATGCATGTGTTCCTAGCACCGGTGGTTCTGTGTTTCAGTGGGGCgtatgttaataaaatgattgaaGATGCAATGCATGTGTTCCTAGCACCGGTGGTTCTGTGTTTCAGTGGGGCgtatgttaataaaatgattgaaGATGCAATGCATGTGTTCCTAGCACCGGTGGTTCTGTGTTTCAGTGGGGCgcatgttaataaaatgattgaaGATGCAATGCATGTGTTCCTAGCACCGGTGGTTCTGTGTTTCAATGGGGCgtatgttaataaaatgattgaaGATGCAATGCATGTGTTCCTAGCACCGGTGGTTCTGTGTTTCAGTGGGGTGCATGTTAATAAATTGATTGAAGATGCAATGCATGTGTTCCTAGCACCGGTGGTTCTGTGTTTCAGTGGGgtgcatgttaataaaatgattgaaGATGCAATGCATGTGTTCCTAGCACCGGTGGTTCTGTGTTTCAGTGAGgtgcatgttaataaaatgattgaaGATGCAATGCATGTGTTCCTAGCACCGGTGGTTCTGTGTTTCAGTGgggtgtatgttaataaaatgattgaaGATGCAATGCACGTGTTCCTAGCACCGGTGGTTCTGTGTTTCAGTGgggtgtatgttaataaaatgattgaaGATGCAATGCATGTGTTCCTAGCACCGGTGGTTCTGTGTTTCAGTGAGgtgcatgttaataaaatgattgaaGATGCAATGCATGTGTTCCTAGCACCGGTGGTTCTGTGTTTCAGTGAGgtgcatgttaataaaatgattgaaGATGCAATGCATGTGTTC CTAGCACCGGTGGTTCTGTGTTTCAACGGGGTTTATGTTCTCCCCCGCAGTAGAACAGTATGA